Proteins from a single region of Aerococcus viridans:
- a CDS encoding LEM-3-like GIY-YIG domain-containing protein — MEKFSDRVLSYLNKNKDKEFYIYCLVDTSNDEEEIFYIGKGKGQRVFNHEKAAFDKKSELLLESEDKTEDLKINKIRAIKAEGFPIKKVILNYWLSEREAFASENTLINLFNIFSPRNLTNKVNGHGVRGTEVGDLEKQFGSIPMSITEIQIDELILAVKITDSLQLDKDETYDYPFYDRDDHNLKSRTLGTWRVAKDKAEKVKYILGINTGINNTVVSAYEVTGFEPGIDEKGRQRFCFHSNSKSENIMKALGVYQRSIYDLKFGSGQSIVYINNHSNHISNTL, encoded by the coding sequence ATGGAAAAATTTTCAGATAGAGTATTATCATATTTAAATAAAAACAAAGATAAAGAGTTCTATATCTATTGTTTAGTCGATACTAGTAACGATGAGGAAGAGATATTCTACATCGGTAAAGGGAAAGGCCAACGAGTCTTTAATCATGAGAAAGCTGCCTTTGATAAAAAGTCGGAACTGCTATTAGAAAGTGAAGATAAAACTGAAGACTTAAAAATTAACAAAATCAGAGCTATTAAGGCAGAAGGATTTCCAATAAAAAAAGTAATTTTAAATTACTGGTTATCAGAACGAGAAGCGTTCGCGAGCGAAAACACTTTAATAAATTTATTTAACATTTTTTCGCCTCGAAACCTAACAAATAAAGTAAATGGTCATGGAGTCCGGGGAACTGAAGTGGGTGATTTGGAAAAACAGTTTGGAAGTATCCCAATGTCCATAACTGAAATACAAATTGACGAACTTATACTTGCTGTCAAGATAACAGACTCCCTCCAGTTAGATAAGGATGAAACGTATGATTACCCTTTTTACGATAGAGATGACCATAATCTTAAATCTAGAACGTTAGGGACTTGGAGAGTTGCGAAAGATAAAGCTGAAAAAGTTAAATATATTTTAGGAATCAATACGGGGATAAATAATACAGTGGTTTCTGCTTATGAAGTGACAGGATTTGAACCAGGTATTGATGAAAAAGGTCGACAACGTTTTTGTTTTCACTCAAATTCAAAGAGTGAAAATATAATGAAAGCATTAGGGGTATATCAAAGGTCTATATATGATTTAAAATTTGGGAGTGGTCAGTCAATAGTTTATATTAATAATCATTCGAACCACATTTCCAACACACTGTAA
- a CDS encoding neutral zinc metallopeptidase, whose amino-acid sequence MKWQGRKRSGNVKDLRGRNTGSGGLGGLGQGRSGGRIPIPLPGGRGRSTGGRSLGCGSIILMLIIFFVFGGTSLLGGNQSSSSNNQSNDQTSQVDVQLPGQMESNTQIQANPNNQVSLPETGSTDSDTVTEDELAEFVSVILYDTEEYWTQAFSEAGYTYKAPDLVIFEDAVNSSCGYNTSEVGPFYCPTDETIYIDLDFYNQLVKNYGGGGDFAMAYVIAHEVGHHVQQQLGISNQVRQIQSEVGQTEQNQWTVRLELQADYLAGVWAHNVVENDWMEAGDLEEGLNAAYHIGDDVLQEKAYGRTMPDSFTHGTAEQRQNWFKKGLEAGDLSQWDTYNIDYSSL is encoded by the coding sequence ATGAAATGGCAAGGGCGCAAACGTAGTGGTAATGTAAAAGACTTGCGTGGTCGAAACACCGGAAGTGGTGGATTAGGTGGTTTGGGGCAAGGGCGATCCGGAGGTAGAATACCTATTCCACTTCCAGGAGGGCGTGGAAGATCAACTGGAGGTAGAAGCTTAGGTTGCGGTTCGATTATCTTAATGCTGATTATATTCTTTGTATTTGGTGGGACATCTTTATTAGGTGGCAACCAGTCTAGTTCAAGCAATAATCAATCAAACGATCAAACCAGTCAGGTAGATGTCCAATTACCGGGACAGATGGAATCGAATACGCAAATTCAAGCAAATCCTAATAATCAGGTCAGTTTACCAGAGACTGGATCCACAGATAGTGACACAGTTACTGAAGATGAATTGGCTGAATTTGTTTCTGTTATCCTTTATGATACCGAAGAATATTGGACACAAGCATTTTCTGAAGCTGGATATACATATAAGGCGCCAGATTTGGTCATCTTTGAGGATGCTGTGAATTCATCTTGTGGGTATAATACATCTGAAGTTGGACCTTTCTATTGTCCAACGGATGAAACTATTTATATCGACTTAGATTTCTATAATCAACTTGTTAAAAATTATGGAGGCGGTGGTGATTTTGCTATGGCCTATGTAATCGCCCATGAAGTAGGTCACCATGTCCAACAGCAACTTGGTATTTCCAACCAGGTTAGACAAATTCAGTCTGAAGTAGGTCAAACTGAACAAAATCAATGGACTGTACGGTTGGAATTACAAGCTGACTATCTTGCTGGTGTATGGGCACATAACGTCGTTGAGAATGATTGGATGGAAGCAGGGGACCTTGAAGAAGGATTAAACGCAGCTTATCACATTGGTGATGATGTCTTGCAAGAAAAGGCCTATGGCCGTACGATGCCCGACTCTTTTACACACGGTACTGCTGAGCAACGGCAAAACTGGTTTAAGAAAGGGTTAGAAGCAGGCGACTTGTCACAATGGGACACTTACAATATAGATTACAGTAGCCTATAA
- a CDS encoding Rrf2 family transcriptional regulator, with protein sequence MKHSVKFSDAIHILVYIEMLQGTDLSSEVIAKSVNANPVSVRRIMSSLKKAGLIISQSGKANPQLSREPAAISFYDIYQAIDEEQQIFRVDEKTAPTCVVGGNIQGVLAEKYDQLQRSVELEMQQINLADIIHSVSQSANQSELNDEETKQILQRFL encoded by the coding sequence ATGAAACATTCAGTAAAGTTTAGTGATGCTATTCATATTTTAGTTTATATTGAGATGCTTCAAGGTACGGACTTATCTAGTGAAGTGATTGCCAAAAGTGTGAATGCTAATCCCGTTTCTGTTAGACGCATTATGAGTAGCCTTAAAAAGGCCGGCCTTATTATCAGCCAATCAGGAAAGGCTAATCCGCAATTAAGTAGAGAACCAGCGGCGATTTCTTTTTATGATATTTATCAAGCTATTGATGAAGAACAGCAAATATTCCGGGTGGATGAAAAAACAGCCCCAACTTGTGTTGTAGGGGGTAACATCCAAGGTGTATTAGCTGAAAAATATGATCAATTGCAACGTAGCGTCGAATTGGAGATGCAGCAAATCAACTTAGCGGATATTATCCACTCCGTCTCTCAAAGTGCCAATCAATCTGAATTAAACGACGAAGAAACCAAGCAAATACTTCAACGATTTTTATAA
- a CDS encoding CadD family cadmium resistance transporter, which produces MEIIISSMLVFISTSIDYLVVLTILFSTMNTVKQRSIYIGQYIGTGLLVGFSLIAAYFLNFIPQDWVIGLLGLLPLILGIRAIFIDEDVDEKDLEEKMSHRQSEVASVVALTIALGGDNLGIYIPYFTGMSFQEVMVVILVFIIGIFTLCYLSKRLASVPMIGEVVERYEKVIVPVVFIGLGIFILLENGTIQHLWSLIA; this is translated from the coding sequence ATGGAAATAATTATATCTTCAATGTTAGTTTTTATCTCTACGTCCATCGATTATTTGGTTGTTTTAACGATTCTTTTCTCTACCATGAATACGGTTAAACAACGATCAATTTATATTGGCCAATATATTGGAACGGGGTTGCTCGTTGGCTTTAGTCTCATTGCAGCGTACTTCTTGAACTTTATTCCACAAGATTGGGTGATCGGATTACTTGGTTTACTTCCTTTGATTCTGGGGATTCGGGCTATCTTCATCGATGAAGATGTAGATGAAAAGGACTTAGAAGAAAAGATGTCGCATAGACAGTCAGAAGTTGCGAGTGTGGTTGCTCTGACCATTGCCCTTGGCGGAGATAATTTGGGAATTTATATTCCTTACTTTACTGGAATGTCCTTCCAGGAAGTCATGGTTGTGATCCTTGTTTTTATCATTGGGATTTTTACCTTGTGTTATTTATCCAAACGATTAGCTTCGGTTCCTATGATTGGTGAGGTAGTTGAGCGTTACGAAAAAGTCATCGTACCAGTCGTTTTCATCGGCTTGGGTATTTTTATTCTGTTAGAGAATGGTACGATTCAACATCTTTGGTCACTGATTGCATAG
- a CDS encoding general stress protein, which translates to MGEVIEGLYATSEDASLVIERLKNQGFPSSDITVIANADIYGNFSDIVDADVTIHSRTKKDIEDSIWEKVKGIFVKMDQKKEACDFTGSTQTETKPLFSFNKEINAGAVVILVNEEADNTINK; encoded by the coding sequence ATGGGAGAAGTTATAGAAGGACTTTATGCAACGTCGGAAGATGCTAGCCTTGTTATTGAGCGGCTTAAGAATCAAGGTTTTCCCTCTTCTGATATAACGGTTATAGCAAACGCAGATATATATGGTAATTTTAGTGACATAGTAGATGCAGATGTAACTATACACTCTCGTACAAAGAAAGATATTGAAGATTCTATATGGGAAAAAGTTAAAGGGATTTTTGTAAAAATGGATCAAAAGAAAGAAGCATGTGACTTCACAGGTTCCACACAGACGGAAACAAAGCCACTATTCTCTTTTAATAAAGAAATTAATGCGGGAGCTGTAGTAATCTTAGTAAACGAGGAGGCTGACAATACTATAAATAAATGA
- a CDS encoding DNA/RNA non-specific endonuclease, producing MSRSQVYRATEAVTEEIRASSSIKSSVEVASVVTDTKESKENEEVYSESVVPSDASESAEPQPSVSFDGYALIEVYGGELSGYRAANVVVDIGFGDREYWAYTNEFGQLVRVVAAEIILQDDATEPVNSNGRYYDDEANVSGTENSNLDQGHVIADSLGGVSNAYNITPQDSVLNRHGDQAYMERNIVQAGGATNLEAIITYPDTTTQVPSSYKYTYTINGYQVVDEFQNINPDEYNAAQGLTREDSSPSGSSGIVTFAAPTETAGGDVSAVDTNGNGQVTIQEAKNAGYAIPIYSDHWLYPYMDDRDGDRQVGE from the coding sequence GTGTCTCGTAGCCAAGTGTACCGTGCAACCGAAGCAGTAACAGAAGAAATAAGGGCGTCCAGTTCTATCAAATCTAGCGTTGAGGTAGCTTCTGTGGTTACCGATACGAAAGAAAGTAAAGAAAATGAAGAAGTATATTCAGAGTCGGTAGTTCCTTCAGATGCTTCTGAAAGTGCCGAACCCCAACCGTCGGTATCTTTTGATGGCTATGCATTAATCGAAGTATATGGAGGGGAATTGTCAGGATATCGTGCAGCAAATGTAGTCGTTGATATCGGTTTTGGTGACAGGGAATATTGGGCCTACACAAATGAATTTGGGCAATTGGTTCGGGTTGTTGCAGCAGAAATCATTTTGCAAGATGATGCCACTGAACCGGTTAATTCCAACGGACGCTATTACGATGACGAAGCAAACGTTTCGGGTACTGAGAATTCAAATCTTGATCAAGGGCACGTCATCGCCGACTCCTTAGGAGGTGTGTCCAATGCCTATAATATTACTCCACAAGACAGTGTGCTGAACCGTCACGGGGATCAGGCTTATATGGAACGAAACATTGTGCAAGCAGGTGGGGCTACTAATTTAGAGGCTATCATTACCTATCCAGATACAACTACACAGGTTCCAAGTTCTTATAAATACACGTATACGATTAATGGGTACCAAGTAGTAGATGAATTCCAAAATATTAACCCAGATGAATACAACGCAGCACAAGGGCTAACAAGAGAAGATAGCTCACCTTCTGGCAGTTCCGGAATAGTAACATTCGCTGCACCCACCGAGACTGCTGGAGGAGATGTATCTGCTGTAGATACGAACGGCAATGGCCAAGTCACGATCCAAGAAGCAAAAAATGCAGGGTACGCTATACCCATTTATAGTGATCATTGGTTGTATCCGTACATGGATGACCGAGATGGGGATAGACAAGTCGGCGAATAG
- the pdxS gene encoding pyridoxal 5'-phosphate synthase lyase subunit PdxS, with protein sequence MKRSIEEVHKQLAGGVIMDVVNVEQAKIAEAAGAVAIMALERVPADIRAAGGVSRMSDPQMIKEIQEAVSIPVMAKVRIGHFVEAQILESLQIDYIDESEVLSVADHVYHIDKHQFETPFVCGARDLGEALRRIQEGAKMIRTKGEAGTGDVSQAVTHLRKIHEQIRYVASLQDDELFNQAKELGVSYDLLKQVHDSGKLPVLNFSAGGVATPADAALMVQLGAEGVFVGSGIFKSGNPEKRAKAIVEAVANYKDAAKLVEVSTDLGEAIVGINEDEIKVIMSNR encoded by the coding sequence ATGAAACGATCAATTGAAGAAGTACATAAACAACTAGCTGGTGGCGTAATCATGGACGTAGTAAATGTGGAACAAGCTAAAATTGCTGAAGCGGCTGGTGCCGTAGCAATCATGGCTTTAGAAAGAGTTCCTGCAGACATTCGAGCTGCTGGTGGTGTTAGTCGAATGAGTGACCCTCAAATGATAAAAGAAATTCAAGAAGCGGTTTCTATACCAGTTATGGCGAAAGTAAGAATTGGTCACTTTGTCGAAGCTCAAATCTTAGAAAGTTTACAAATTGACTATATTGATGAGTCAGAAGTCTTATCAGTAGCTGACCATGTTTATCATATTGATAAACACCAATTTGAAACACCTTTCGTTTGTGGCGCTAGAGATTTAGGTGAAGCTTTACGCCGTATTCAAGAAGGGGCTAAAATGATTCGTACTAAAGGTGAAGCAGGAACGGGGGATGTTAGTCAAGCGGTTACCCACTTAAGAAAAATCCATGAACAAATCCGCTATGTGGCTTCGTTACAAGATGATGAGCTCTTTAACCAAGCTAAGGAACTAGGCGTCTCTTATGATTTATTAAAGCAAGTCCATGATAGTGGTAAATTACCTGTGTTGAACTTTTCAGCTGGCGGGGTGGCAACACCTGCTGATGCAGCTTTAATGGTGCAATTAGGTGCTGAAGGCGTTTTCGTTGGTTCAGGTATTTTCAAATCAGGTAATCCAGAAAAACGTGCTAAAGCCATAGTTGAAGCAGTAGCCAATTACAAAGATGCTGCCAAATTAGTCGAAGTTTCAACTGATTTAGGCGAAGCGATAGTAGGTATTAATGAAGACGAAATTAAAGTTATCATGTCTAACCGTTAA
- a CDS encoding nitroreductase family protein → MREKFLAKDYVNNDYKDIVFNRRSYRRFDPSQNISRDEIVEMLDEATITPSACNLQSWHFVVVDNEEARNKVKAVTMPFNYPQLETAPVTIFILGDTHSHKVYREVWTKVYEEGKITKEKLDAIFNSFLPMYEKADRDFLIKDATLASSMLAMQLLLVARAHGYEANAWAGYNSKDLVATLNLDNERFVPIMAISIGKPGEEPLESTRYDVNSKINFLA, encoded by the coding sequence ATGAGAGAGAAATTTTTAGCAAAAGATTATGTTAATAATGACTATAAAGATATCGTATTCAATCGTCGTTCATACCGTCGATTTGACCCTAGTCAAAATATCAGTCGTGATGAAATCGTCGAAATGTTAGATGAAGCGACAATTACACCATCCGCATGTAACTTACAATCATGGCACTTTGTCGTCGTTGATAATGAAGAAGCTCGTAACAAAGTCAAAGCAGTCACGATGCCGTTTAACTATCCCCAATTAGAAACAGCACCAGTTACAATCTTTATATTAGGCGATACTCACTCACATAAAGTTTATCGCGAAGTTTGGACCAAAGTGTATGAAGAGGGCAAAATTACCAAAGAAAAATTAGACGCCATCTTCAATTCATTTTTACCAATGTATGAGAAAGCTGATCGAGACTTTTTAATTAAAGATGCTACCTTAGCCAGTTCAATGTTAGCAATGCAATTATTATTGGTTGCTAGAGCACACGGATATGAAGCGAATGCATGGGCAGGCTATAATTCAAAAGACTTAGTTGCAACTTTAAACCTTGATAATGAGCGTTTCGTGCCTATTATGGCAATTTCAATTGGTAAACCAGGCGAAGAACCACTTGAATCAACACGTTATGATGTGAATTCTAAAATTAACTTTCTAGCTTAA
- a CDS encoding PLP-dependent aminotransferase family protein yields MITVNFNEDQHLYLQIVDEVIRQIAQGHLKSGDQLPSRRALADHLKVSLNTVINAYDQLTDEGYIVSRERSGYFVDLLAIDMLPSEEIETKPQKHEHAKISEASQYTYDFHFANRDMTTLKPKQLLQYAPDALAKSMANCNLKEDLGALPLRLAIANYLRKYRGVMTSADNIIITGGHKASLQTLFALLDDSIYALEDPGYYKNLDVFTDYQQKTIRIPIDKYGFSVKDLETTSANIVITTPNHQFPTGIIMGMRRRQRLLKWAYQAENRYIIENDYYNEFRLKGRPVPALTSLDDQERVILLGAFRQSMGSIFKMSYLVLPDQLMEKFHQTKLKTSDISSFEQYLMSDFLNSNHFPKYINSLRTNYRRKEKAVLAALNQTQLPLTIKEAGAGLFFIINIEGEIPPADVIQARLAENKIRLQPVNHYAKLKNSFDQSYILGYAGLALDEIYQAIQALVTIFN; encoded by the coding sequence ATGATTACGGTGAACTTTAACGAAGACCAACACCTCTACTTACAAATAGTTGATGAAGTCATCCGGCAAATTGCCCAAGGACATTTAAAAAGTGGTGACCAATTACCCTCACGGCGGGCCTTGGCAGATCATTTAAAAGTCAGTCTTAATACGGTCATTAACGCTTATGACCAACTGACTGATGAAGGTTATATAGTTTCGAGGGAAAGATCTGGTTATTTTGTGGATTTACTTGCAATTGATATGTTGCCCTCTGAGGAAATTGAGACAAAGCCACAAAAACATGAGCATGCTAAAATAAGTGAAGCCAGCCAATATACTTATGATTTTCACTTTGCCAACCGTGATATGACTACTTTAAAACCCAAACAATTATTGCAGTATGCACCCGACGCTCTAGCAAAAAGCATGGCTAATTGTAATTTAAAAGAAGACTTGGGTGCGCTCCCTTTACGCTTGGCTATTGCTAATTATTTACGTAAATACCGGGGAGTGATGACTTCAGCTGACAATATCATCATTACAGGCGGTCATAAGGCTAGCTTACAGACGCTATTTGCCTTATTAGACGATTCAATCTATGCCTTAGAAGATCCTGGCTATTATAAAAATTTAGATGTCTTTACAGACTATCAGCAAAAGACGATTCGAATTCCGATTGATAAATATGGTTTCTCAGTTAAAGATTTGGAGACTACATCAGCTAACATCGTGATTACTACTCCCAACCATCAGTTTCCCACCGGCATTATCATGGGGATGCGTCGACGTCAGCGTTTATTAAAATGGGCCTATCAGGCAGAAAATCGTTATATTATTGAAAATGACTACTATAATGAGTTCCGTCTTAAGGGCCGTCCTGTTCCTGCTTTGACTAGTCTGGACGACCAAGAGCGCGTCATTTTATTAGGGGCCTTTCGTCAAAGTATGGGTTCAATTTTTAAGATGTCTTATTTAGTTTTACCCGATCAATTAATGGAAAAATTCCATCAAACTAAATTAAAAACCAGTGATATTTCCAGCTTTGAGCAATATTTAATGTCTGATTTTCTCAATTCTAACCATTTTCCTAAATACATTAATAGCCTGCGGACTAATTACCGTCGTAAGGAAAAAGCGGTTCTAGCAGCGCTTAACCAAACCCAACTACCCCTAACCATTAAGGAAGCAGGGGCTGGACTTTTCTTTATTATTAACATTGAGGGTGAGATTCCACCGGCTGACGTGATTCAAGCTAGGCTAGCAGAAAATAAGATCCGCTTGCAACCGGTCAACCACTACGCTAAATTAAAGAACAGCTTCGACCAAAGTTATATTTTAGGTTATGCTGGGCTAGCGCTTGATGAAATTTACCAAGCTATTCAAGCTTTAGTCACTATTTTTAATTAG
- a CDS encoding NAD-dependent epimerase/dehydratase family protein — protein MDKIMITGASGNIGKVLINHLKKSYELTLVDNNFYDVRPELLKGTIVKELDLTVSENWEGLLEGIDYVIHLAGNPSPNAAFDDSLIEMNYKMPYYLFKEASKNENFVKRIIFASSIHAVNAYPKNVQVSVDDPVRPGDLYGVSKVYQESLASYFAFIEGQESIGIRIGNFNENLHDPIVDESGLSEYLSPRDLCHLVECAIRVTLTEPFLLVNGLSNNRFPRLDISQAGTAISYQPRDDAFALQDFFTDENRN, from the coding sequence ATGGACAAGATTATGATCACCGGCGCAAGCGGTAACATAGGCAAAGTCTTAATAAACCATCTTAAAAAGAGTTACGAGTTGACTTTGGTGGATAACAATTTCTATGACGTTAGACCGGAGCTTTTGAAGGGCACTATCGTCAAAGAGCTCGACTTGACCGTTAGCGAAAATTGGGAGGGTCTATTAGAAGGAATCGACTATGTTATCCACTTAGCGGGTAATCCTTCCCCCAATGCTGCGTTTGATGATTCATTGATTGAAATGAATTACAAGATGCCTTACTATTTATTCAAAGAAGCCTCAAAGAACGAGAACTTCGTTAAGCGGATTATCTTTGCAAGCTCTATTCATGCTGTAAATGCCTATCCGAAAAATGTGCAAGTGTCTGTCGATGATCCAGTCCGGCCAGGAGATCTGTACGGTGTCTCAAAAGTCTACCAAGAAAGCCTTGCCAGCTATTTCGCCTTTATAGAAGGGCAAGAATCAATTGGCATTCGTATTGGTAATTTCAATGAAAACCTTCATGACCCGATTGTTGATGAATCCGGGCTGTCCGAATACCTTTCCCCGCGAGACCTTTGCCACCTAGTTGAATGCGCTATCAGGGTTACGCTGACTGAACCGTTTTTATTGGTTAATGGGTTGTCGAATAATAGATTCCCGCGTCTAGACATTTCACAGGCAGGGACAGCCATCAGTTACCAGCCACGTGATGATGCCTTTGCACTGCAGGACTTCTTTACTGACGAAAATAGAAATTAA
- a CDS encoding transposase: MLKQLGQAYRLKNWKRFETTLIQANQLKISSGLKRVLRTFRKYLKPIHNCFVYTGLTNGPLEGINNKIKVLKRNAYGYRNYSHFRDRILLMTRLYEPESKKKDQATLFVA; the protein is encoded by the coding sequence TTGCTAAAGCAATTAGGCCAAGCGTATCGCTTAAAAAACTGGAAACGATTCGAAACCACCCTGATTCAAGCGAATCAGCTGAAGATCTCATCAGGATTAAAGCGTGTCTTAAGAACCTTTAGAAAGTATCTGAAACCTATCCACAATTGTTTTGTTTACACAGGTTTGACTAATGGTCCCTTAGAGGGCATCAACAATAAGATTAAAGTACTAAAACGGAATGCCTATGGCTATCGAAACTATAGCCATTTTAGAGACAGAATCTTACTCATGACTCGTCTTTATGAACCCGAATCAAAGAAAAAAGATCAAGCAACGTTATTCGTCGCTTGA
- a CDS encoding SDR family oxidoreductase, giving the protein MKYLVTGATGAFGGLALDKLNTLVPVSDIHILARSEEKAAPLAEAGYTVHIGDYLDKASLKAAFTGIDRLLLVSSAPGTRQEEHQNAIDAAKEAGVSFITYTSFAHADQSSADLATDHRYTEKAIKASGIPFTILRNNWYLENELPLVGAALNSGKLLYTAENGKAGWALRREYAEAAATVLAGEKTFPEILELSGKPVDYATLTKALAEATGKEIAPLETNDEAFVKNLTDNQLPEPVAGFFLAIQKDIKNGVLDVQSDDFAKVLGKPLTPLVDAFKELLQ; this is encoded by the coding sequence ATGAAATATTTAGTAACTGGCGCAACAGGTGCCTTTGGTGGGCTCGCATTAGACAAATTAAATACATTAGTTCCCGTATCAGATATCCACATCTTAGCACGTAGCGAAGAAAAAGCTGCGCCACTTGCTGAAGCTGGCTATACAGTACACATCGGCGATTACTTAGATAAAGCATCTTTAAAAGCTGCCTTCACAGGTATTGACCGCTTATTACTAGTTTCATCAGCACCTGGCACTCGTCAAGAAGAACATCAAAATGCAATTGATGCAGCTAAAGAAGCTGGCGTTAGCTTTATCACCTATACAAGCTTCGCCCATGCAGACCAATCTTCTGCCGACTTAGCAACTGACCACCGTTATACCGAAAAAGCCATCAAAGCATCCGGCATTCCATTTACAATTTTAAGAAACAACTGGTACTTGGAAAATGAACTACCGCTAGTAGGTGCAGCTTTAAACAGTGGTAAACTATTATACACCGCTGAAAATGGTAAAGCTGGTTGGGCATTACGCCGCGAATACGCTGAAGCAGCTGCGACCGTTTTAGCTGGTGAAAAAACTTTCCCTGAAATCCTAGAACTATCTGGTAAACCAGTAGACTACGCGACTTTAACTAAAGCACTAGCAGAAGCAACAGGTAAAGAAATTGCCCCTCTAGAAACTAACGACGAAGCATTCGTTAAAAATCTAACTGACAATCAATTACCAGAACCAGTAGCAGGCTTCTTCCTAGCAATCCAAAAAGACATCAAAAATGGTGTATTGGATGTACAATCAGACGACTTTGCAAAAGTATTAGGCAAACCGCTAACACCGCTTGTAGACGCCTTTAAAGAATTACTTCAATAA
- a CDS encoding NAD(P)/FAD-dependent oxidoreductase, protein MQYSYKYIILGGGMACANAAMEIRKYDRKGTLLIVTQETDKPYYRPPLSKEFWTEPDYPKETIYYNISDDESIDILTGTTVKQINADQQTIEIESGEIYQYEKLLYSLGGAPKWIDGLESERVLALRNLKDYRNLRKLAKPGSKVIIVGGGWVGTELAAGLKLNDMDVTLVFPNEILNEKRLPRMLAKEFQQRFVDIGVSLINNTYANSYSVEDNQVSLTLENGAVLKADILVLGIGLKPNVELAEAAGLEVGNGVIADKYLQTSNKHIYAAGDVLNYPDVIIGRNRFEHEEQAEYSGKVAGRNMTGAEEVYNHGAPLSYTNVLDISIEGVGEMSRNRDDAIIEEVAGGYIVYYLFKGKPSGILTYNVKVDMDKAREILVNPPKKLDELTRMLRPI, encoded by the coding sequence ATGCAATATTCATATAAATATATAATATTAGGTGGCGGGATGGCTTGTGCCAATGCCGCAATGGAAATTCGTAAGTATGACCGTAAAGGGACATTGTTGATAGTCACGCAAGAAACTGACAAACCCTACTATCGTCCTCCATTAAGTAAAGAATTTTGGACAGAGCCAGACTATCCAAAAGAAACGATATATTATAATATTTCGGATGATGAATCGATTGATATCTTAACTGGGACAACTGTGAAGCAAATTAATGCCGATCAACAAACGATTGAGATTGAGAGTGGAGAAATCTATCAATACGAAAAATTGCTTTATTCACTGGGTGGCGCTCCAAAGTGGATTGATGGGCTGGAGAGCGAGCGTGTCCTAGCTTTAAGAAACTTAAAAGATTACCGAAACCTCCGAAAATTAGCCAAACCTGGGAGCAAGGTCATTATCGTTGGAGGAGGCTGGGTTGGAACAGAACTTGCAGCAGGTCTAAAGCTGAATGATATGGATGTGACGCTTGTTTTTCCTAATGAAATATTAAACGAAAAACGACTACCACGAATGCTTGCTAAAGAATTTCAACAGCGCTTTGTAGATATTGGCGTTTCTTTGATAAACAATACGTATGCTAATAGTTACAGTGTAGAGGACAATCAAGTGAGTCTTACATTAGAGAACGGCGCTGTATTGAAAGCGGATATTCTTGTTTTAGGAATTGGATTAAAGCCAAATGTTGAATTAGCAGAAGCAGCTGGGTTAGAAGTGGGTAATGGCGTCATAGCTGACAAGTATTTGCAAACTTCCAACAAACATATCTATGCAGCAGGAGATGTGTTGAATTATCCAGATGTAATCATAGGACGTAATCGTTTTGAACATGAAGAACAAGCGGAGTATTCTGGGAAAGTAGCGGGACGAAACATGACGGGCGCTGAAGAAGTTTATAATCATGGTGCACCACTCTCTTATACGAATGTCTTAGATATTTCTATTGAAGGTGTCGGTGAAATGAGTCGCAACCGTGATGATGCGATTATTGAAGAAGTTGCCGGAGGTTATATTGTATATTATCTTTTTAAAGGCAAACCATCTGGAATTTTAACATATAATGTGAAAGTTGATATGGATAAGGCCCGTGAAATTCTTGTTAACCCACCGAAAAAATTAGATGAGCTAACGAGGATGTTGAGGCCTATTTAA